In Roseibium algicola, the DNA window TCGGTGTCGGTGCGCTTGAGGATATCGGCAGGAACCTTGTGCCGCAGCTTGTCGTCCTGTTCGGGGCTGCGCTCTATGGCATCGCGGCCCTGCGCGGCCGTGTCTTTGCAGGCCTGCCGCCCATAGTGCCGGCTGCGGGAACGCTCATCTGCGCATCGGTTGTGCTGGTCCCGGCAAGCCTCATCGTCGACCGGCCCTGGCAGTTGACGCCGGATACGACCGGCATCGTTGCCGCGCTGACGCTCTCGCTTGCATGCACCGCGCTGGCATTTCTGATCTATTTCCGTCTGCTGTCGACCCTTGGGGCAATGGGGACGGCCAGTCAGGCCTATCTGCGCTCAGGCGTAGGTGTCTTTCTCGGTGTCGTGTTCCTGTCGGAGACGCTGGATCTGGAGACCTTTGCCGGAATTTGCCTTGCCATTTTCGGTGTTGTTCTGATCAACTGGCCACGTGCGGTGAAGCGTCAAGACGTTTCGGCTCCAGTATCTGCCGCCAAGTAAGAGGGCATTTGGCCGGCAGGTAACTTGGCGGCCCGATCCGTGCGCATGGTGGCAGAGACTTGCGAGGAGGTGTCCATGAGTGTCCTGACCGTATTCGAGGCCGGTTCCAGGCCATCGCGACGTGCAAATCCGGATTATTTCACTGGAACGGTCTGGCAGGACCCGGTGATCGAGGCGCCCGCGCCGGCCCGCGTGCGCGCATTGCGGGTGACGTTCGAACCGGGGGCACGTACCCACTGGCATACCCATCCGCTTGGGCAGACCCTTCAGATACTGGAAGGGGCAGGTTTTGTGCATCTGTGGGGGCAGGAGAAACTGTCGATACTGCCAGGTGATGTCATCTGGATCCCGCCTGGCGTCAAACATTGGCATGGCGCCGGACCGAACACGTCTCTTGTCCATCTGGCCATACAGGAAGAACAGGACGGTGCGACGGCGGAGTGGCTCGAACCGGTCGATGAGGCCACTTACGCCGGTGGCCTTCAGGCGCGGCGTTGAGCGTCCAGTGTTGCAGTTGCCTCGGCTCCTCTCGGCGAATGCCTTGCGTTCATCCGCGGCACGGGGTGCCGGAGCATATTGTGCTTGCCGGCAGACTCTGGTCAAAAGGACCCATCCATTCATGAAGTGATTGCCCGATGAACATTGCCATTGTCGGGGCCGGGATCGGAGGACTGGCCACAGCCATTCTTCTGGAGCGTCTGGGCCACCGGATTTCCCTGTTTGAACAATTCCGCAAACCGGTTCCCATCGGTTCGGGCTTGATGATCCAGCCTGTCGGGCTTGAAGTCCTGGAGCTGGCTGGTGTCGCAGATGCGGTTCTGAAGCACGCAACACCGATCAAGCGTGTGCTTGGCAGGTCGTCGCAGACCGGCAGACGGGTTCTTGACGTGGACTATGGCGCAGTCCCGGGGCTTGGTATCCACCGGGCCGCGCTGTTTTCCGCGCTTTATGAAAAGGTGCTGACCCGTGCGCTTTACTGGCACACGGATTGCCGGATCACCGGTCACCAGGACGGGAAACTGCGTTTCGCCGATGGCAGCTTTTCCGAGGCCTTCGACCTGATCATCGATGCGTCGGGTGCAAATTCGGTTTTGTCGCCGCTGAAAGCACGCGCACTGTCGTTCGGTGCGATCTGGGGAACTGTCGACTGGGTTTCCGGCGGTCTGCCCGAGGATCATCTTTCCCAGAGGTATCGCGGTGCAGACCACATGATTGGTGTGTTGCCTGTCGGCCTCATGCCGGGACAGGACCGGCGGAAGGCCGCGTTCTTCTGGTCACTTCGCCACGACGCTTATGAAGACTGGCTCAAGGGCGGGCTGGCAGCCTGGAAGGACACGGCGCTGTCGATCTGGCCCGATGCCGGACCCTTTCTGGAGCAGATCACGGATCCGGAGCAAATGACCATGGCGCGCTACAGCCATGGCACCTTGCGCCAGCCCTGGGGTGACAGGATTGCCTTTGTCGGTGATGCCGCCCACCGGGCGAGCCCGCAGCTCGGGCAGGGCGCGAACATGGCTCTGCTGGACGCTGCCGCCCTGGCAAAGTCTTTGGAGACCCTGCCGCTTGACCAGGCTCTACCTGCCTACGGCAAGGCCAGACGTTGGCACGTAGGTGTCTATCAGGCGTTCAGCGCGATGTTCACGCCGGCCTATCAAAGTGACAGCCGGTTGCTGCCCTTTTTGCGCGACAATGTGCTGTTTCCTGTCAGCCGTATCCCGCCCGTTCCCTCGGTGCTGTCGCATCTGATCTCGGGAACGCTTGTGCCACGCGGTATTTGATCCAGTCTATTTGCCCGCCCCGAGCGGCAATCTGACGTCGGCCTGAAGACCACCTTCCGGACGGTTCTTCAACTCGATCCGGCCGCCATGTGCATGGATGATCGAACGGGTGATCGCCAATCCCAGACCGATGCCGCCTGTTTCTTCGCTGCGGGATTCTTCAAGCCTGACAAAGGGTTCGAAGACGTCCTTCAACTTTTCCTCGGGAATGCCGGGACCCTTGTCGGTGATGCGGATGATGGCTTCGCCGGCGGATCTGGCCGCGTGGACCGAGACGCCGTCTCCGTAGCGGATCCCGTTCTCTATCAGGTTCCTCAGGGCCCGTTTCAAGGCCACCGGACGGCACGGAAGCACGATCCGTTCTTCCGTTTCAACGGTGCATTTGTGGCCAAGGTCCTGCTGGTCGCCTGCAAGTGCCTCCAGGATCGCACCAAGATCGGCGTTTTCCGCTGTTTCCGCCTGGGCGTCGTCCCTGGCGAAACGCAGCGCGGCTTCCGTCATCGCAGCCATTTCTTCCAGGGTTTCGATCATCTTGTCGCGGTTTTCCTCGTCCTCGATGAACTCGGCCCGCAGGCGCAATGAAGTGATCGGGGTTCTGAGATCGTGACTGATGGCGGCCAGCATCCGTGTGCGGTCCCTGACAAACCGTGTCAGGCGGTCCTGCATGTCGTTGAAGGCGTTCGTCAGCGAGCGGACTTCGCTCGGCCCGCTGGGTGTCAGTGGCTTCTGTTGTTCGCCGCGACCGAACTTCTCGGCAGCCACGGACAGTTCCTTCAAGGGCCGGGTCACGCGGCGGACGGCAAAACCGATAATGAGCACCATCAGCAAGGCCGTAATCGACAGCTGCACGACCAGAGGCAGAAAATCGCCGGCTGGCGGGCGATAGCTGGTGGCGACATTCAGCCAGCGCCCGTCACTCATCTGGATAGACAGCGACAGGTCTTCCGGCTTGTTCATAATCTTGCGCAGTTTCGAAGGGCGTTCGTGCCGCGGCTCGTCGCGCCACTTCGGATGATCATCGTCGTCTGCCTCGCGGCCACGCGGTCCACGTTTTTCGTCGGCAAGAATGTTGAGATGCACAGTCTGGCCGTGTTCCAGCCTTTCGGCCATGTAGCCCTGCAGGCGTTTTTCGAAACGCGAGTTGCCGGGCGCCGGTGCCAGCGGCTTGTCGCCAAGCCAGAACACTGCGAACCGGCTGCTGCTGGCCACAAGGATCCTGTCCTGCAGGTTTGCAGGTGTATCTTCCATCAGCTCCGCCAGGGAAACAGCGCGCGACAGAAGGTTGTCACGGGCCGCCGCCACGAGCGCGATGCGCCGCTCGTCCTGGAAGATCCAGATGCTGAAGGCCTGTGCCGCGACGATGGCTGCGAGCAGCAGAATGATCAGCTGCGAGGCGAGGGTGCTCGGCCAGAGACGGGACAGGATCGGGCGGGGCGTCGGACGTGTCGTCATTCGGCCGTGTCTCTCACTTCCGCGGTGAACATGTAGCCGCCGCCCCAGACGGTCTTGATGAGTTTGGGGTCTTTCGGATCGATCTCGATCTTGCGGCGCAGACGGGAGACCTGGTTGTCGATGGACCTGTCGAAGACAGCGGGCGTCCGGCCGGTTGTCAGGTCCATCAGCTGGTCGCGGTTCAGCACCATTTTCGGACGTTTGAGGAAGGCGCACAGCAACTGGAATTCGCCGCTGGAAAGGGCCACCGAAGTCCCTTCCGGGTCCAGAAGCTCTCGGCGCGAGACATTCAGCGACCAACCGTCGAAATGAAGCCTGTCGTGCTCGATCGGATCGCGTTCCTTCGGCACAAGCGATGTACGGCGCAGAACCGCGCGAATGCGCGCGAGCAGTTCGCGGGGGTTGAAGGGCTTAGTAACATAATCGTCGGCACCGATTTCCAGACCGATCACCCGGTCTGTGTCGTCTGCCATCGCGGTCAGCAGGATCACGGGCATGGAGCCGGTTTCCACCAGATGACGGCACAGGGACAGTCCGTCCTCGCCCGGCATCATGATATCCAGCACGACAAGATCGATGGACGCTGCCTTTAGGGTCTTGCGCGCCTGTGCGGCATTTTCCGCCACGGTTGCGCGCAGTCCGTTCTTGACGAGGTAGCGCGCAAGGGTTTCGCGGATGTCGCGGTGATCGTCCACCACCAGGATATGCGGGCTCGGATCGCTCAAGTGTCTCTCCAATCTGGCCTGCCGGGAATGGTCTCAAACCGGCCGGGCGCTGTGATCCTACTGTTTCTAAGGTAAAAATAGTCTCCGAAACGCGCTTGCGCGACCGGAACTTGTAACAAAGTGTGTCGCAGTGCCCATCCGGGACAGATGGCGACACTTCGGGCCCATTCGGACGGTATTCCTGCGACAATTGCTGCCTACCTTCAGCTCATCAACGAACCAAGGAGTTGTTGGAATGAAACCGTTCAAGAAGATTGCAATTGCCGCCCTGGCTGCGAGCGTCGCGGGTACCGCGCTGACGGCCGGCCTGTCCGCTTCCGCCCAGAACGCGACTGCAAACCAGGACGGGGGGCAACAAATTCAGCAGGCAGACGGACAGCGTGTCGCGCTTATGGATGGGCGCCCTGGTCCGGGATACGGCTTCGGCCGGGGTCATGGCATGCGCGGTGGCAAGGAACGCGCCGAGCGGTTGTTCGAACGTTTCGATGTCAATGAAGACGGTGTCATCACCAAGGCTGAAATCGAGGAAGTTCGGACGCAGGAGTTCACATCGGCCGATGCAGATGGCAACGGCGAGATCAGTCTGGAGGAATTCAAGGCCGAATTTCTCACCCGCTCCAATGACCGCATGGTCAGGGCATTTCAGTTCCTCGACCGTGACGGCGATGGCACTGTAACCCAGGAAGAAGCGGATTTTCTTGCCAATCGCATGTTCAACATGCTGGATCGTGACGGCAACGGAACCGTTGAACGTGTTCGCGGTCCGCGTGGCCCTATGGCCGACGATGACGACGATGATCGTGGCCCGCGCGGCGAAAGAGCAGAGCGGGGTGAGCGTGGAGAGCGAGCAGAGCGTGGCGGCCGTGGTGAGCACGGCTGGCGCGGTGGTCCGCAAATGAGACAAGGCGGACACCACATGGGTCGTGGTGGTCACGGCGGCCCGGGAGGCATGTTCCTGGGCATGTTCGACACCGATGCGGACGGCAAGGTGAGCCGCGAGGAATTCGATGCAAGGCGCGGTGAATTGTTTGCTCTGGCCGACACCAACGGCAACGGCTCGTTCACGCTTCAGGATTTCGGTCCGCTGTGGCTTTCGATCAACGAGAACCGGGTGGTCGACATGTTCCAGCGTGCCGATGCCGACGGCAGCCTCGGGATTACCGCGGAAGAACAGAGCAAACACCAGGACCGCATGCTGGAGCGCGCCGACCGCAACAACGACGGCGTGATCACCAAGGCGGACTTCAAGGGTGGCCGGAAAGGTGGCCATGGTCCGGACAAGGGCCACGGCTGGAAGAAAGGTCACGGCCATGGTGATGGCGAAGGTCGTGGTCAGGGGCAAGGTCAGGGCCAAGGTCAGGGATGGGGTAAACACCACCGCGGCTGATCTGGCGCAGAACACCTGAAAAACTCCGGCCGATCACACCGGCCGGAGCCGTTTCCCACCCCCGGCGGCCCCACCCCGCGCACGGGAAACGGATAAGGGAGCCGTCCCTCGCGGCTCCCTTTTTTTGTCGGTTCGGTTTTAGGGTAACTTCAAGAAATTTCGGCAATAGTCGTTCCGGTTTTCAAGGGGGACAGCATGGCCAAACCGACGTTGAATGAATTCGTGACTGCCAGAATAGCAGCGGGAAATCTCAGTGAGGATGATGTCATCAACGTGCGCCGCTACGTTTACGGCGACATGGCTGTGTCCGTTGAAGAAGGCGAGGCTCTTTTTCGGCTGAACAATGCCGACATCACCTATCACGACACCTGGTACGAACTCTTTCCCGAAGCCATCCTCGATATCCTGGTGCACCAGGCAAAACCAGAGGGCTATGTTTCCGAGGACAAGGCAGCCTGGCTGGTCAACCAGATCATGGCGGATGGTCATATCTGTGGCAAAACCGAGCTGGACGCCGTGCTGCATGTGCTGGAAAAAGCCCGCGAAGCACCGGAAAGTCTCGAACAGTTTGCACTACGGGCTGTGGCAGACAGCGTGATTTCGGGGAAAGGTCCGACGCGCTCGGGCCTGGACCTCAAGCCCGGCGTCATTGCCGAGGCTGAAGTGGAGCTACTGCGCCGGGTGCTCTATGCCGGTGCCGGCAGTCGCGGCGTTGCCATTTCGAAGGCTGAAGCCGAGGTACTGTTCGATCTCAACGACGCGACAATAGAGGCGGAAAATGCTCCCGGCTGGTCGGAGCTCTTTGCCAAGGCGGTCGCCAATTACATGATGGCGATGTCCGGTTTCACGCCACCCTCCCGCAAGATTGCCCTCGAGCGTGAAAACTGGCTGGAACAGCCCGGCGGATTTGAAGGTGGGCTCGGCGGTTTTTTCAAGAAGATGTTCAGCGGTGGTGTCGGTGGCATTCGTGACGCCTATGGCGACACACCTGACCCGTTCACCGCCCGCGGAAACGAGATGCTTGCGGAGATTGCTGCCAATGAGGTGGTGACGGAAGACGAAGCCAGCTGGCTGGTGGAGCGCATTGGCCGCGACGGTATCCTGCATGAAAACGAGAAGGCCCTGCTGCGGTTCATCCGGGAAGAAAGCCCGAACATTCATCCCTCCCTCCGGCCATTGCTGGAAAAAGTTTGACCGGGTACCAGGCCAGCCAACGTTTTTTGTTCCATCCCGGCTTCTTGGCACGTCGTCAATATTGCAAGGATGCCGCGGTCCGGTTACCTGAAGGTTGTCGAAAAAGGCGTGACCGGTTGGGCCTGTCGCCCGGGTAAGCCCCGGTCCCTTCACACGTGAAGGCTTTGTTCGGTCAGGCGGCATAAACGCCGTCCGGCAAGAATCCCCGACTGTGGCGGCGGAGATGCCGCGCCCTTCGCGTTTGCGAAGTCGAGGGAGCATGTCATGACGATCCCATTTGAAACGCAGGGTTCCACGCGCCCGATCGGGTACTGGATCCGCTCTGCCGATAGATGTCTTACCAAGGCAATCGAGGCCATCCAGTCTGACCTGGGGCTTGAGCGAGCCGACTGGCAGGTGCTCAATACGCTTGCCGAAAGTGCAGCAGGAATGCCGTTTGGCCGGCTGAGAGAGATCTTTGATCCCATGCTGGAGGTAAGGGACCTGCACAAGGTTCTGATCAGTCTTGCAGACCGGCGGCTTCTTCGGTCCGAGGAAGATTTCTGGCGGCTTACGGACAAGGGCAGGGACGTCCACAGAAGCGCGATGGAACGCCAAACCGCCTTGCGGAGAAAGGCGATGCAGGGAATCTCCGAGGTTGATTACAGCCTTGTGGTGAATGTTCTGGCCAGGCTCGTCAGCAATTGCCACAGGCCAGAAGACACTTGAAAGGAGACGCGAACCTCTGCAAGTTGCCGTCGCCAATGGCCAAACGGCCAGCCGAACCAGATGGAGCCGGACATGACGCAAGAGACTTTTTCACTCAAGGGGACATGCCGTTGTGGTCACACGAGCTTCGAGGTATCCGCGCCGCCGCTGATCACCTGTGCCTGCCATTGCAGAGGGTGCCAGCAAATGAGTTCCAGCGCCTATTCCCTGACGGCGATCATGCCGGCACCCGCGTTCAAGGTGACCGAAGGTACGCCGGTCAAAGGGGGATTGCAGGGACCTGAGGCGGATCATTACTTCTGCCCAGACTGCAAAACCTGGATGTTCACGCGTATTCCCGGGTACGACGAAATCGTCAATGTCCGCTCGGTCCTGCTCGACGACCTCCACTGGACAGAACCCTTCATGGAAACAATGACTGCCAGCAAGTTGCCTTGGGCGGAAACGCCTGCCAGGCACCGTTATGAAGGCTTTCCGCCGCCGGAAGACTTCATGAAGCTGATGGGCGAATTCGCCGCCCACCAGCTGGCAACCAGATAGCAGGTCGGCCAGGTCAGATTTCCTCGGCAACGTCGATCCGGTTGCCGTCCGGATCGGCGAAGACGAAGGCTCTGAGGCCGTAGTCCTTGTTCTGGAGGCGCTTGACGATGCGCAAACCATGGCGCTCGCAGGCCCGGCAGGCGGCGTCAGCGTCGGACACCATGATGTGGGCCTGATTGAATGGCGGAGCCCGGTAGCCTTTCTGGAGTGTCAGGTGCAATTCGGCCTCGTCCTTCTTCAGGATCATGAAGCCAACCGGACTGCCGTTTTCGAACACTTTTTCCAGGCCGAAGATTTCCCGGTAGAGTGTACGGGAACGTTCAATATCGCTGACGCCCAGTGTTGCGGCGATGCGGCCGAGCCGCAGCTGCGAGGAAGTGTCGGTGGTCATTGGCTTACCCTTCTGTTTTCAATGACGGACAGCAAGGCAACCGGTCGGTGCCGGTGAGAACCCGCTTATCCGCAATCTCAGGGCGGTGCCTGTGGGGGAACGGCTTCCGTTCAAGCGGAAGCCGAACGTTTTTCTAGTCGAGGCCGTAAATGCCGGCAATGTCGTGAAGCATCAGCTTTGCGGCCAGAATGCCACCGGCGGTGTTCCAGATCGCATCGCTGACCTGATGCACCTTGCCCGCCTTGACGGCGGACAGGGACTGCCACAACGGATCGGCAAGCACTTCTTCTTCCAGAGACGTGCCTTTGCCATCGCCAGAGTCATAGGTGAAATAGAAGATCCGGTCGCCGTCCATATCCGGAATGCTCTCCTTGCCGGTGCGGATGGCAAATTCTTCCACATTCTGGTTTGCCGGCCGGTGGAAGCCGATGTCTTTCAAAAGCACACCGGAGAAACTGTCGAGCTGATAGATGCGGATCTGGCCGGGCACGAAACGGATCACGGAAACTTCCTCGTTGAGGTGGTCACCAAGTTTCTCGCGAAGGTCTGCGACTGAAGCATCGTAATCGTCGATGGCTGCATCCGCTTCCTGCTCCTTACCGAGCGCTTCGGCATAGAGGCGGAAGTTGATTTTCCAGTCACCACGAAGCTCCTTGGACATGACGGTCGGGGCGATTGCAGTCAGCTGCGGATAGATTTCCTCGTGCCGCTGCTTGTTTGCCAGGATCAGGTCGGGCTCCAGAGCCGCGATCAGTTCCAGGTTCACCGCGCTTTCCTTGCCGACAGGTTCTGCTCCGTCCATTGCATCGGAAATATGGTCCCACCAGGGATCGCCATTCCAGGAATTGGCCGCGCCCACCGGCGTCACTCCCAGTGCCAGCAGCGCTTCCGTGCCTTCATTGGTAAGGACGACAATCCGTTTCGGGGCGTCCGGAACCGTGACGGTGCCCATGCTGTCGGTGACATCGCGGGCAATCGCAGGGGCTGATGCCAGCATTGCAAACAGCGGCAGGGCGCACAGCAGGCGTGACCAGATCTTCATTAGAATGACTCCAAAAAGTTGAATATTTGCCTCCAGTATTAAACCCGTGTATGGACGGGCCGTTGATTTGTCAATCGGAGGGGAGAGGGCGCATGAGGCGGCCGGCGATTGCATTGTGTCTGGCGCTGTGCGCGGCTGTCATTTTCAGCCTGCATGCCGGATTGACCTTCTATGCGCCTCATACGGTCCTTTCCGCGCTCTTGGGGGGGGAGGGCGCAGATGCGCTGATCGTGACGACGTTGCGTCTTCCAAGAACCGCGATCGGGGTGGTTGGCGGGGCCTCCCTCGGCCTTTCCGGCCTGTTGATGCAATCGGTTACGCGCAATCCGCTGGCAGAGCCGGGACTGCTCGGGGTCAATGCAGGCGGTGCGCTGTTCGTGACCTTCGGGGTGACGGTCTTCGGCGTGGCAAGCCTTGCCGGTATCGGCATGGCAGCAGTGATGGGCGCGCTGGCGGCAACGGCCCTGGTGTTTTCGATTTCAGCGTCCACTGGCGGTGCAGGCAATCCGGCAACCACGTTGCTGGCCGGATTTACCGTCGCCGCGCTGCTGGCGTCGTTCACGCAGGCCTTGCTGCTGATCGACGAAAGCGCTCTTGAGACACTGCTGTTCTGGCTGTCGGGCAGTTTTTCCGACAGGCCGATCGGGTTGTTGCAACTCGGGTTGCCGTTGCTTGCCATCGGGGTCGCAGGCAGCCTTCTTCTGGCAACACCGCTGGATGTGCTGCGCCTCGACGATGCCAGTGCCCGGTCTGTGGGTGTCAATGTTGGCGCAGTCCGATTGACGGCGCTCGGTCTTGCAGCCCTGCTTGCGGCGGGGGCGGTGGCGATGGCGGGGCCGGTGCTGTTTCTGGGGCTGGTTGCGCCGCATCTTGCCCGGCGTCTGACTGACGGCGCCCTGCCGTCGACACGGCAGTTGATCGTGCTTTCCCTTCTGACCGGTGCCCTGATCGCAGTCCTTGCCGATATTCTTGCGCGTATTGTCGTTGCGCCCGGTGAAGCGCCGATGAGTGCCGTTCTTGCGCTTGTCGGTGTGCCGATGCTGGTACATCTGCTTCACAGGCGGAAAGGGCTGGCAGCGTGATGGCAGGCGCATTTCCACTTTTCAGGCTGCTGCCGGTCATGCTGCTCGTTTTTGCGTTGACGCTGGCAGCAACGGGTATCGGGTCCAGCTTCATGCCGCCGGAACGTGTTGTCGCGGCTCTGGCCGGGCAAGGCAGCCGCATGGATGAAGTAATCGTCTGGACCCTCCGCTTGCCCCGTGTTGCCCTTGCCATACTGGCCGGAGCGGCGCTTGCCCTTGCGGGTGCCTTGCTGCAGCGGGTCGTGCGCAATCCCATGGCGTCGCCCTCGGTTCTGGGCATTACTGACGGCGCTGCGGTTGGCGTCGTGCTGTTCTTGTGGCTGTTTTCCGATCAGGCGAACAATCTGACAGTCTCCATTCACTGGCAGCCTCTGGCTGCCATCGCCGGGGCGGCCGTCTTCGGTGCCCTGGTGATCGCATTGGCATCGCTCGATCGGGCAGGCAGCAAGCCGCTGAAGATCATCTTGTACGGTATTGCCCTGGCAGCACTCGCAAAGGCCGCGGTCACGCTGTTGATTATTCTCGGGCCTGTCTACAGGGCAAGTCAGGCACTGACCTGGCTGACCGGCTCGGTTGGTGCAGCCCACTGGCAGGACGTTCTGGCGGTCGGTCTCGGCCTTGTCGCAATCATCCCGGTGTTGTTGTGGCAACGGCTCACACTGCGGCAACTCGTACTTGATCCTCAAAGCGCTGCCGTGACCGGTCTGTCGCTGGACAAGGCCCAGTTCTGCCTGCTGGCAGTTGCCGTTTTCCTGACGGCCATCGCAACGGCCCATGTCGGTGCCATCGGTTTTGTCGGTCTGGTCGCGCCGCACGTCGCGCGGATCTTCCACGGTCAGTTCCGGTCCGGATATCTGGTTTCCGTGGCTCTGACCGGGAGCTTCCTGGTGCTGGCGGCCGACACGCTGGCCCGGATTATCGCGCCGCCGCTGGAATTGCCCGCAGGCGCGTTGACTGCGCTCGTCGGTGCGCCGCTGTTTCTCTATCTGCTTGTAAAAGGACGGCAATCCCATGCCTGACACTCTGGCCAGTCTCGATCGTGTCAGTGCCGCATATGACGGCGCCCTTGCGCTAAACGAGGTCTGTCTCGACCTGCCCGACGGCAGGATCATTGCCTTTTGCGGACCGAACGGCAGTGGCAAATCGACTGCCCTGAAAGTGATGCGCGGTCTGCACCGGCCGGATGCCGGCAATGTGGAAATCGCAGGCAGGGCGATTGGCGACTGGTCGCAGAAGGATCTTGCGCGCCAGGTCGCCATGTTGTCCCAGTCGCCCGATGCACCGTCGGACCTATCGGTTGAGGATCTGGTGCTGATGGGGCGGTTTGCGCATCGAAGCCGGTTCGGCGGACCATCGGCAGCGGACAGGGCCGCCTGCGACCGTGCGCTTGAAATCACCGAAATGGCCGAGCTGAAAACCCGGGCTCTCGCCCAGCTTTCCGGCGGGCAGCTGCAACGTGCCTGGGTTGCCATGACGCTGGCGCAGGATGCGCCCCGGATCTTTCTGGACGAGCCGACCAACCATCTGGACATTGCCCATGCGTTTGAGTTGCTGGACCTCGTCAAGCACCTGAGCCGCTCCGAGGACCGAAGCTTCGTCATTGTCCTGCATGATCTCAACATGGCCATGCGCTACGCTGATCACGTTGTGCTGTTCGAAAAGGGACGGATCGCCGCCAATGGGCCGACAACGGAAGTGCTGACGGAAGCGACCGTCTCTTCCGTATTTGGCATCGCCTGCAGGATTATGCCCCTGGACGGGTTGGAACGACCGGTCATCGTTTCCTGGGGCAAGGCCACCGGGGCGGGCGTTTCCGGCCTGTCGTCCGGCAAAATGCGCAAAATCTGCACATAGGCTGACAAAGGCCTGCAAGCGGGCTTGGCACAACAGGTGCCATGACCCGCCTGGCAACCTCTTCCCCGACCTCACTGGCCTTCCTCCTGGCCTCGCTGATCCTTGCCTACGAGCCGCTGTGTTGGCTGGTCGGCACATGGACTGACCCGTCCTACCCATCGACCGGCGCGCTCTATCTGATCGCGGTGGCAGCCCTGGTGCTCTGGTCGATGACGAGCCCGGTTCGGCAGAATTCGATCGGGCACCGGCAAATGGCAGTGCTGCTCCTGTTGGGGGCGGCGTTGATCCGGCTGGCAAGCCAGGTTCTGGCGATCAACGTGGTCGGCGGGTTGGCGCTGGCAATTGATGTCTTCGCGCTGGCGACCCTTTTGCGGACAGGGGAGAGGCAGCGTGCCGTTTCCCCCTTCTGGCTGTCCGTCCTGTTTCTG includes these proteins:
- a CDS encoding ABC transporter substrate-binding protein, whose product is MKIWSRLLCALPLFAMLASAPAIARDVTDSMGTVTVPDAPKRIVVLTNEGTEALLALGVTPVGAANSWNGDPWWDHISDAMDGAEPVGKESAVNLELIAALEPDLILANKQRHEEIYPQLTAIAPTVMSKELRGDWKINFRLYAEALGKEQEADAAIDDYDASVADLREKLGDHLNEEVSVIRFVPGQIRIYQLDSFSGVLLKDIGFHRPANQNVEEFAIRTGKESIPDMDGDRIFYFTYDSGDGKGTSLEEEVLADPLWQSLSAVKAGKVHQVSDAIWNTAGGILAAKLMLHDIAGIYGLD
- a CDS encoding FecCD family ABC transporter permease; protein product: MRRPAIALCLALCAAVIFSLHAGLTFYAPHTVLSALLGGEGADALIVTTLRLPRTAIGVVGGASLGLSGLLMQSVTRNPLAEPGLLGVNAGGALFVTFGVTVFGVASLAGIGMAAVMGALAATALVFSISASTGGAGNPATTLLAGFTVAALLASFTQALLLIDESALETLLFWLSGSFSDRPIGLLQLGLPLLAIGVAGSLLLATPLDVLRLDDASARSVGVNVGAVRLTALGLAALLAAGAVAMAGPVLFLGLVAPHLARRLTDGALPSTRQLIVLSLLTGALIAVLADILARIVVAPGEAPMSAVLALVGVPMLVHLLHRRKGLAA
- a CDS encoding FecCD family ABC transporter permease, whose amino-acid sequence is MAGAFPLFRLLPVMLLVFALTLAATGIGSSFMPPERVVAALAGQGSRMDEVIVWTLRLPRVALAILAGAALALAGALLQRVVRNPMASPSVLGITDGAAVGVVLFLWLFSDQANNLTVSIHWQPLAAIAGAAVFGALVIALASLDRAGSKPLKIILYGIALAALAKAAVTLLIILGPVYRASQALTWLTGSVGAAHWQDVLAVGLGLVAIIPVLLWQRLTLRQLVLDPQSAAVTGLSLDKAQFCLLAVAVFLTAIATAHVGAIGFVGLVAPHVARIFHGQFRSGYLVSVALTGSFLVLAADTLARIIAPPLELPAGALTALVGAPLFLYLLVKGRQSHA
- a CDS encoding ABC transporter ATP-binding protein, translated to MPDTLASLDRVSAAYDGALALNEVCLDLPDGRIIAFCGPNGSGKSTALKVMRGLHRPDAGNVEIAGRAIGDWSQKDLARQVAMLSQSPDAPSDLSVEDLVLMGRFAHRSRFGGPSAADRAACDRALEITEMAELKTRALAQLSGGQLQRAWVAMTLAQDAPRIFLDEPTNHLDIAHAFELLDLVKHLSRSEDRSFVIVLHDLNMAMRYADHVVLFEKGRIAANGPTTEVLTEATVSSVFGIACRIMPLDGLERPVIVSWGKATGAGVSGLSSGKMRKICT